The Cytobacillus oceanisediminis genomic interval ATCACAAAAGAACAGCTTCGTACAGACCTTCCGTCTTTCCGTCCTGGTGATACTGTACGTGTACACGTAAGTATTGTTGAGGGAACTCGTGAGCGTGTACAGGTATACGAAGGTGTTGTGATTAAGCGTCGTGGTGGTGGAATCAGCGAAACTTTCACAGTTCGTAAGATTTCTTACGGTGTAGGCGTTGAGCGTACATTCCCTGTACACACACCTAAGATTGCGAAGCTTGAAGTTATCCGCCGCGGTAAAGTCCGCCGTGCGAAACTTTACTACCTGCGTAACCTTCGCGGTAAAAAAGCTCGTATCAAAGAAATTCGATAATAAAGAAAAGAAGGAGCTTGTTAATCAAGCTCCTTTTTCTTTCATGCAACAGCAGAATGCAAATAATATTACATAAATGTTAAATAATATATAAATAAGATTCCCATCGTGTTTATTAAGATGAATTTTTGTACAATAAAACAATAGAAA includes:
- the rplS gene encoding 50S ribosomal protein L19; this encodes MQKLIEEITKEQLRTDLPSFRPGDTVRVHVSIVEGTRERVQVYEGVVIKRRGGGISETFTVRKISYGVGVERTFPVHTPKIAKLEVIRRGKVRRAKLYYLRNLRGKKARIKEIR